The Nitrosospira multiformis ATCC 25196 region GCCGGCGTGGCCCATGCGCCTGCCCGGAGGGGCTGTCAAGCCTGCGATATATCCTACCACTGGTTTACGCATATTCTCCTTGACCCAGCGAGCGCAATCCTCCTCGTCGGTACCGCCGATTTCCCCCACCATTAAAACAGCGTCGGTTTCATCATCTTCGTTGAACAGCTTCATCACATCCCGATGCCTCAAGCCATTCACCGGGTCGCCGCCGATACCGATGCAGGTGGATTGACCCAATTCCTGCTCCATCAATTGCGCCACCGCTTCGTAAGTGAGTGTCCCGGAACGGGAAACCACCCCGATGCGTCCCTTTCGATGAATGTAACCGGGCATGATGCCAATCTTGATCTCGTCGGGCGTAATGATGCCGGGACAATTCGGTCCTACCAGCCGCGTTTTTTTTCCTTCCATCCTGTGGCAGGTACGTATCATATCGCGCACAGGGATACCTTCGGTAATACAGATTACCAGATCCAGTTCCGCATCCACCGCTTCATCGATTGCGGCAGCGGCAAACGGTGGCGGCACATAGATTACAGAAACGGCGGCTCCTGTTGCCTGCTTTGCTTCCTCTACGGTGCCGAAAATCGGGATGCCATCAAAATCCTCGCCCCCTTTCTTCGGATTGACTCCGGCAACAAAGCATTCTTTTCCATAAGCATAATCCCGACACATCCGCGTGTGGAATTGCCCGGTCTTGCCGGTAATCCCCTGCGTCATGATACGAGTGTTACGGTCGATCAGGATCGCCATACTGATTTCCCTCGTTTGCCGATTCTGTTCACGACCCTGTGGCCGGCATGGCGGCCGAGGTGGCTGATGCGGCTGCGGTAACGGCCTTTTCCGCGGCATCCGCCATATTCGCGGCTGAAATGAT contains the following coding sequences:
- the sucD gene encoding succinate--CoA ligase subunit alpha, which produces MAILIDRNTRIMTQGITGKTGQFHTRMCRDYAYGKECFVAGVNPKKGGEDFDGIPIFGTVEEAKQATGAAVSVIYVPPPFAAAAIDEAVDAELDLVICITEGIPVRDMIRTCHRMEGKKTRLVGPNCPGIITPDEIKIGIMPGYIHRKGRIGVVSRSGTLTYEAVAQLMEQELGQSTCIGIGGDPVNGLRHRDVMKLFNEDDETDAVLMVGEIGGTDEEDCARWVKENMRKPVVGYIAGLTAPPGRRMGHAGAVISGGRGTAQEKLAVLEECGIKVARNPAEMGKVLKSALG